TGCCCGCCTCCCGCTCGCTGCCCTGGGACGAGGAGATGTTCCGCGCCCCGTCCAACGGCTCCGACGCCCCGCTCCCGTCGTCGCCCGCCGGCACCCGGCGCACGGCGCCGTCCACGCTCGCCGAGACCGCCACGCGCGCGTCCGACGAGCGAGAGCCGGTGGAGCCCGAGCCCGCCTCGCTCGAAGACCTGTTCGTGCCGGAGAACACCGCCGACGCCAAGCAGCGCCGGGGCGGCCGAGGCTGCCTCGTGACGCTCGTGATCCTGCTGGCCATCCTCGGCGGCATCGTCGCCGGCGGCTTCGCGCTCTGGAACACGTACGGCCCGCAGATCCAGGAGCGCTTCGGCTGGGACGGCCCGAGCGACTACGAGGAGGGCGCGGCGACGGGTGAGGCGACCATCACGATCGAGGAGGGCGACGGCGGCGAGGCGATCTCGCAGAAGCTCTACGAGGCCGGCGTCACCCTCAAGCCGGACTCGTTCTACGACCACCTCATCGACGCCGAGTCGATCCCGCTGTTCTACCCGGGCGTGTACCAGCTGCAGCAGAAGATGACGTCCGCGGCGGCGCTGGCGGCGATCGAGGATCCCGCCAACCGGCTGGAGAACGCCGTCGCCCTGCAGGAGGGCCTGACGGTGGAGGCGACGCTCGAGGCGGCGTCCGCCGGACTCGACATGCCGCTCGAGGAGCTCGAGGCCGCGGCCGCCGACCCCTCCGTGTTCGGCGTCGAGGGCGACAGCCTGGAGGGCTGGCTGTTCCCCGCCAACTACACGTTCGATCCGGGCGTCACGGCAGAGGACGCGATCCGCGCGATGGTCGACCGCACGCGGGAGTCGCTCGCCTCCGCCGGCGTCCCGGAGGGCCGCGAGCACGAGATCCTGACGATCGCATCGATCATCCAGCGCGAGGCGCGCTTCCAGGACGACTTCTACAAGGTCTCCCGCGTGATCCAGAACCGTCTCGACCCCGCCATCTCCGACACGGGCGGCCTGCTGCAGATGGACTCCACCGCGCAGTACGGCTACGGCGAGATGCACGACGGCACCGTCAGCAGCTCGGAGGAGGCGCTGCAGGACGACAACCCGTGGAACACCTACGTGCACACCGGCCTGCCGGTGGGCCCGATCTCGAACCCGGGCGACGTCGCGATCGATGCCGCGCTCAAGCCGGCCGAGGGGCCGTGGCAGTACTTCGTGACCGTCAACCTCGACACCGGCGAGACGGTGTTCAGCGAGACGCTCGGCGAGCACGAGCGCGCCATCGGGCAGTGGCACGAGTGGTGCGAGGCGAACCCGGACTCCGGCTGCTGACGTGCCGGCCGCACACCGACTGGCGGTCTGGGGCGACCCGATCGCACACAGCCGGTCGCCGCAGCTGCACGGCGCCGCGTACGCGATGCTCGGGCTCGACTGGACGTTCGGGCGCGTGCGCGTGGCGGAGCCCGTGTTCGACGGCATGCTGGCGACGCTCGATGCCGAGTGGCGCGGGCTCGCCGTCACGATGCCGCTCAAGGAGCGGGCATGGCGCGCGAGCGCGTGGCGCGACCGCCGCGCCGAGCTGACCGGCGCCGTGAACACGCTGCTGCTGCCCGGCGCCGACGTGCGGCGCCCCGGCGACGCACCCTCCGACGCGCCCATCGGCTTCAACACCGACGTCGGGGGCGTCGTCGCGGCGCTCGCGGACGAGGGGATCACCGCGCTCGACCGGGTGCGCATCGTCGGCGCGGGCGCGACCTCGGCCTCGGCACTCGTCGCGGCCGGGGAGATCGGCGCGCGTCGGGCGAGCATCGTCGCACGCAGCCCGGAGCGCGCCCGGCCGCTGCTCGCGCTGGCGGACCGGCTGGGAATGGAGGCGTCGGTCGAGCCGTTCGGCGCCGCGCATGCGCCCGCGGATCTGACGGTGTGCGCGCTGCCGGGCGGCACGGTCCTGCCCGACGCGCACGCCGACGCGCTCGCGACCGACGGCGGGCCGCTGTTCGACGTCGCGTACCACCCGTGGCCGTCGCATCTGGCGAGCCGCTGGACCGGGCGCGCGATCCCCGGGCTCGGCATGCTGCTGCACCAGGCCGTGCTGCAGGTGCGGGTCTTCACGACCGGCTCGGTCGAGACCCCGCTCGCGTCGGAGGATGACGTGCGCGCCGCGATGCGCTCCGCGCTCGTGGGAGACTAGGCGCATGCTCCGCGTGCTCACGGCCGGCGAATCGCACGGCCCCGAACTCATCGCCGTGATGGAGGGCCTGCCCTCCGGCGTGCCCCTTCTCGCCGAGGACATCCAGGCGGACCTGCAGCGCCGCAAGCTCGGCTACGGACGCGGATCGCGCATGAAGTTCGAGCAGGACGAGCTCACGATCTCCGGCGGCGTGCGCCACGGCCTGACCCTCGGCAGCCCCATCGCCCTGCGCATCGGCAACACCGAGTGGCCCAAGTGGACAGAGGTGATGAGCGCCGCGCCGGTCGAGCTGACCGAGAAGTCGCGCGGCCGCGGCGCGCCCCTCACGCGCCCGCGCCCCGGTCACGCCGATCTGGTCGGAATGCAGAAGTACGACTTCGACGAGGCGCGCCCGATCCTCGAGCGCGCGAGCGCCCGCGAGACGGCCGCCCGGGTCGCGCTGGGCGCCGTCGCCCGCTCCTTCCTCGGCGAGCTCGGCATCCGCCTGGTGAGCCACACGCTGTCGATCGGTCCGGTCCGCGTGCCGGACGACGCGCCGCTGCCGACCCCCGACGACGTCGCCGCCCTCGACGCGGACCCGCTGCGCTGCTTCCACGGCGAGACGTCGGAGCGGATGGTCGCCGAGGTCGACGACACGCGCAAGGCCGGCGACACGGTGGGCGGCATCGTCGAGGTGCTCGCCTACGGCCTGCCGCCGGGGCTCGGCTCGCACGTGCACTGGGACCGTCGCCTGGACGGCAAGCTCGCGCAGGCGCTCATGAGCATCCAGGCCATCAAGGGCGTGGAGGTCGGCGACGGCTTCGAGACGACGCGTCGCCGCGGGTCCGCGGCCCACGACGAGCTGTTCGTCACGCCCGACGGGATCGCGCGCGGCACCGACCGCGCGGGCGGAACGGAGGGCGGCATGTCCACCGGCACCGTGCTGCGCGTACGGGCGGGCATGAAGCCCATCGCGACCGTGCCGCACGCGCTGCGCACGGTGGACGTCGCCACGGGAGAGACCGCCGCAGCCCACCACCAGCGCTCCGACGTGTGCGCCGTGCCGGCCGCCGGCGTGGTCGCCGAGGCGATGGTCGCCATCACGCTCGCGGACGTCGTGCTCGAAAAGTTCGGCGGCGACTCCGTCCGCGAGACGCGCCGCAACCTCGAGGCGTACCTCGCAGGCATCGCCGAGGCGCTGCGGACGTCGTCGGATCCTGCCGCGCTCACGCATGACCTCGCCCTCTGACGTCCAGCCCGCCGCCGCGGCCCCGGCGCGCGGGGACGAGAAGGCGGTCGTGCTGGTCGGGCCGATGGGCGCGGGCAAGACGAGCATCGGACGCAAGCTCGCCAAGGCCCTCGCCGCCACGTTCCGCGACACGGACGCGATCGTCGTGCGCGAGCACGGTCCCATCCCCGAGCTGTTCCGCACGCGCGGCGAGCAGACGTTCCGCGAGCTCGAGCGCCACGCGGTCGCCGAGGCCCTCGCCGCGGGCGGCGTCGTCTCGCTCGGCGGCGGAGCGGTGCTCGACCCGCGCACCCGCGAGGACCTGCGGGCGCACCGGGTGGTGTTCCTCACCGTGGCGCTTCCCGCCGTGCGCGGGCGCATCGCCGGCGCCAATCGGCCGCTGCTCGAAGGCGCGGATCCGGTCGCCGAGTGGCGCCGGATCTTCGACGAGCGGCGGCCGCTGTACGAGGAGGTCGCGGGCCTCGAGATCGACACGTCGACGGGGCCCATCTCGGGCGTCGTCGCCCGCATCGCGGACTGGGTGAGACAGAGCGCCGAGGAGGGCTCCAGATGAGTGACACGACGGTGATCCCTGTCGGCGCCGAGTACGAGATCACGATCGGGCACGGCCTGCTCGCCGACGTCTCGGCCGCACTGCCGCCGGCGGCGCGCAAGGTGCTCGTCGTGCACCCGCCGACGCTGTCCGCGCAGGCCGCCGAGCTGCGGGAACGGCTGCTCGCCGACGGCGGCCGCGAGGTGCTGCTCGCCGAGATCCCCGACGCGGAGGCCGGCAAGCGCATCGAGGTCGCCGCGTTCTGCTGGCAGATCATGGGGCAGGCCGACTTCACGCGCACGGACGCCGTCGTCGGCTTCGGCGGCGGTGCCGTGACGGACCTCGCGGGCTTCGTCGCGGCGAGCTGGCTGCGCGGCGTCGAGATCGTGCAGGTGCCGACCACGGTTCTCGGCATGGTCGATGCGGCCGTGGGCGGCAAGACCGGCGTCAACACCGCCGAGGGCAAGAACCTCGTCGGCGCCTTCTGGGCGCCGCGCGCCGTGATCTGCGACCTCGACCTGCTGGCGACGCTGTCGGAGAACGAGGTGCTCGCGGGCTTCGCGGAGGTCGTCAAGGCCGGCTTCATCCGCTACCCGGAGATCCTCGACCTGATCGAGGCCGACCCGGCGCGCGTCGTCGACGTCACCTCGCCCGAGTTCCGTCGCTGCGTCGAGCTGGCGATCCGGATGAAGGCGGACGTCGTCAGCGCCGACTTCCGCGAGGCGGGGGAGCGGGAGATCCTGAACTACGGGCACACGCTCGGACACGCGATCGAGCACGCCGAGCGCTACCGCTGGCGCCACGGCGCGGCGATCTCGGTCGGGATGATGTTCGCGGCCGAGGTCTCGCGTCTCGCGGGCCGGCTCTCGGACGAGGCCGTCGACCGCCACCGCCGCGTGCTGCAGATGCTGGGCCTGCCGACGACCTACCGCGCGGGCGCGTGGGCGACGCTGCTGGCGACGATGAAGCGCGACAAGAAGACCCGCGGCGACATGCTGCGCTTCATCGTGCTGGACGACGTCGCCAAGCCCACCGTGCTGCAGGCCCCCGACGAATCGCTGCTGTTCGCGGCG
The Microbacterium sp. JZ31 genome window above contains:
- the aroB gene encoding 3-dehydroquinate synthase; the encoded protein is MSDTTVIPVGAEYEITIGHGLLADVSAALPPAARKVLVVHPPTLSAQAAELRERLLADGGREVLLAEIPDAEAGKRIEVAAFCWQIMGQADFTRTDAVVGFGGGAVTDLAGFVAASWLRGVEIVQVPTTVLGMVDAAVGGKTGVNTAEGKNLVGAFWAPRAVICDLDLLATLSENEVLAGFAEVVKAGFIRYPEILDLIEADPARVVDVTSPEFRRCVELAIRMKADVVSADFREAGEREILNYGHTLGHAIEHAERYRWRHGAAISVGMMFAAEVSRLAGRLSDEAVDRHRRVLQMLGLPTTYRAGAWATLLATMKRDKKTRGDMLRFIVLDDVAKPTVLQAPDESLLFAAYQEVGAEDEGRIIRTGR
- the aroC gene encoding chorismate synthase, with the translated sequence MLRVLTAGESHGPELIAVMEGLPSGVPLLAEDIQADLQRRKLGYGRGSRMKFEQDELTISGGVRHGLTLGSPIALRIGNTEWPKWTEVMSAAPVELTEKSRGRGAPLTRPRPGHADLVGMQKYDFDEARPILERASARETAARVALGAVARSFLGELGIRLVSHTLSIGPVRVPDDAPLPTPDDVAALDADPLRCFHGETSERMVAEVDDTRKAGDTVGGIVEVLAYGLPPGLGSHVHWDRRLDGKLAQALMSIQAIKGVEVGDGFETTRRRGSAAHDELFVTPDGIARGTDRAGGTEGGMSTGTVLRVRAGMKPIATVPHALRTVDVATGETAAAHHQRSDVCAVPAAGVVAEAMVAITLADVVLEKFGGDSVRETRRNLEAYLAGIAEALRTSSDPAALTHDLAL
- a CDS encoding shikimate kinase, which translates into the protein MTSPSDVQPAAAAPARGDEKAVVLVGPMGAGKTSIGRKLAKALAATFRDTDAIVVREHGPIPELFRTRGEQTFRELERHAVAEALAAGGVVSLGGGAVLDPRTREDLRAHRVVFLTVALPAVRGRIAGANRPLLEGADPVAEWRRIFDERRPLYEEVAGLEIDTSTGPISGVVARIADWVRQSAEEGSR
- a CDS encoding shikimate dehydrogenase, yielding MPAAHRLAVWGDPIAHSRSPQLHGAAYAMLGLDWTFGRVRVAEPVFDGMLATLDAEWRGLAVTMPLKERAWRASAWRDRRAELTGAVNTLLLPGADVRRPGDAPSDAPIGFNTDVGGVVAALADEGITALDRVRIVGAGATSASALVAAGEIGARRASIVARSPERARPLLALADRLGMEASVEPFGAAHAPADLTVCALPGGTVLPDAHADALATDGGPLFDVAYHPWPSHLASRWTGRAIPGLGMLLHQAVLQVRVFTTGSVETPLASEDDVRAAMRSALVGD
- the mltG gene encoding endolytic transglycosylase MltG encodes the protein MSDPTRDGRPLTRRQARQAARAQQDPNPPASADEDPADPTAPVPASRSLPWDEEMFRAPSNGSDAPLPSSPAGTRRTAPSTLAETATRASDEREPVEPEPASLEDLFVPENTADAKQRRGGRGCLVTLVILLAILGGIVAGGFALWNTYGPQIQERFGWDGPSDYEEGAATGEATITIEEGDGGEAISQKLYEAGVTLKPDSFYDHLIDAESIPLFYPGVYQLQQKMTSAAALAAIEDPANRLENAVALQEGLTVEATLEAASAGLDMPLEELEAAAADPSVFGVEGDSLEGWLFPANYTFDPGVTAEDAIRAMVDRTRESLASAGVPEGREHEILTIASIIQREARFQDDFYKVSRVIQNRLDPAISDTGGLLQMDSTAQYGYGEMHDGTVSSSEEALQDDNPWNTYVHTGLPVGPISNPGDVAIDAALKPAEGPWQYFVTVNLDTGETVFSETLGEHERAIGQWHEWCEANPDSGC